The DNA sequence GGATGTCCCCCATGGTGGTGTGGATGATGGCGCTGTCAGACACTCTCTTGGGGCCCTCCGCCTGCGTGGCAGCCATCACCTCTTCCTTCGACGGCTTCTCGTTAAAGATGTCTCTGTCCGAGTCTGCGCTCTTTGTATCCTCTGGTTCTCTCTTTGTGAACTaaagtacagaaaaaagaagTTGTATTAAGACAAATAGCAGtgggagggaagaagaaaaaaaaaaggtcgtTGCCTGTTATCTCACCATGTAGAAGCGGTTCTTCTTAAACGCGGTGCAGAAGATGGTGGGGTCAGGCTCCACGTTGTCTAAGGCAGGGTTGTCGCACGCTTTCATCTCCACAGTGGGTGCCACGTTCGTGGCCTTTGCAACCCCCTGGAACAGACTCAGCTTGACCACGCGGATGTTCTCCAACTTCCCGAGGATCCGCACACATCTGGGGGGACgaaatccagaaacgtgtaTCTGATATTTGACCTCAACTACTGTAGGTGCTCTACATTATAAAAAGGTAGGACATAGACGGATCAGGGACTTCAAGGTTTAATAAACTAATCTGGCGTTTTCCCttggtttgtggaagacttggGTGCTCGTATTTGGTGGGGGTTTTGGGGTCCTCCTCGaagaaaatgttatgttttttaattacctaaacaaaatgcaatttcacatcattttggaccaaTAGTATTActatatctgtgtctaaaactttgaaaaagctagagcagatattaaataaattaatacttAAGAAGCTTAAAGAGCAAATTTGCTAATGAAGTCCAATGGGGACCAAATACAttcattagatctgagaaaagtcataCAGTTAGTATTTGAAGTAGTATAGTAGGTCTGACCGATAacaggaaaatatctaattgtgattattttgactgacatTACAATTGCAaaatgattcacgatattggagggaatgatagTTCTTGtttcattattctcattttcaaaacaacaaactgtttttatgactgttgtgggatttttgcgaggatctgtaccacCCAAAGAACATTTTAtggtctgtaggataggatttgtaggccgggacatctctgcagaactacaatacttcattcagattGGTTTGCGACATATTtggcctttaacaaatattatgCCCCCCACACCCTTGTGTGATTTAGATATTGCACTTCTTGCACCAACTGCAATGAATCGTGTAgtttcaagtttttgtttttttattattatatattcatttGGCTTAGGCTGACCCAAAGTGGCCTCGGTGCTACATCTTAGCGTTATAATGGCGGGGAAAACCCTGCAATCGACACTTAAAAAGCCTTTCTCCACCTTCATATCAACGTACCTGTTGGTCTCCACATTGATGACTTTGATGCCGAGCATGGTCCCGTAGAGGACAAAGTGGCCGGTCTCATCAAAGATGATATTTGTCAGTCGGATCCCATCCACCTTCTCCAGCTCTCTCTCCACGGCCATCCGCCTCCCGAACTCCATGTCGGGCAGCTGCTGCCTCATCTGCTGCAACTCTGTGAACATCTAACACACAACGCGGGTGTGATAAGCACGCAAATACGCCACATCAGTAGAGATCCAGGCTGAGCGACGTGCGAGGACTTACACTTAGTGATTCATCGAACACTCTCATCAGTTTCCCTGTCAGGAAGCGGAAGATTCGCACTTTCCTATCAGACGCAATGGTGGCCATTTTCTTCCCATCCGGAGAAAACGTGAGGCTCGTGGGATACGTTTTGTGTTTCACAAATTCATACAagtctgttcctgttttgtatTCCCAATGCACATGCTTGGGGAATCTGAATTCACTTGGGAGGCCAGTCCAGTATTCCAGCATGCCCGCTTTGTCAGCGGAGACGATGACTCTAAATCTGGCATTCAGGCGGATTTGGGACAGCGGCGAGGAGTGCATCTTGTCGAAGATGTGGAGGGGCTGGTTGCCTCCCCGTCCGTCATAGACAAAGATCTTCCCTGTGGATTTTTCCGAGCAGGCCACCGTGGAAATGGCATCCCCGGGGTTGTAGATCCACTCAGACTGGCCTGGATGAAAGCTACACAGGAGGGACAGAAAATCATGTCTCTGCGTCTTTGTAAACGTGTTCTGCCCTTCACATGTACACATGAAGTACAGTTACAATGAAGTACAGTTACAATGAAGTACAGTTACTGGAGCTGGGCAAtaagggaaaaataaataacaaaatcagatatcacaatgtttttgaccaaatacatggGTTTCAAGATTGTGGCAATATTGCAGGGTCGGCCAAcagtgctttcacaaaatactaACTTGACTTTTGATAAACAAccaccaataatgtggataccATAACCCAAGTGGGTAAGGcaaatagaacagctagaacagtcagTAGGTTCAGAAAGGTAcgtcactttactgtaatgcagcctttaaaaccaggagaaCACTTGTCACATCACGATATCCCAAATGTAAGGCAACATGTAGCCTCATGTATTAATGCCGACGTAATATGGATATATTACCCAGCCCTAAAAATGACTGTGTAATAACTCACCCCAACTTCAGCATATTGATCATGTCAAAGTTGACAACATCAAATACTTTCATGGCCTGATCATCACCAACCGAACAGAGAAGGGCTCCTTCAGCGCTGACTGCGATGCTTTCTATTACACCTGCAGAAGAGCAAAGAACAATATCTGCTTATCATGTCAAACAATGCATATTACATTTGAGTATGCAATGCATACACTTCAATAAAACCCAAGGAAACCAGCATGTTATTCCTTCTGCTTCTTCTCACTATAAATCAACAAAGAGATAAATATGATAAATAACGCATACCGAGATGGCTTCGAAAGTGTTTGACGAACTCTATTCCCTCCTGCTCCTTCTTCTTCCAAAACTTGACATGGCCATCTTGGCTGGCTGTGATAATGAAGTCCGTCCtgaaaaaaggaatatttaCTTTCACAAGAAACTTAGcctgagaaaaacagagaaataaagtcaaaaagaaTTTGCTAACTTGCTAATATGTTCAGATGTAGTCTTCATTGTGAAGAAAGAGATTTGACATTGTTTAACCAGAGCAGGGTTCAGGGACATTATAAAccactttctctttttggtGATTGTTGTGGTTGTGTATATTTAAAGGTGCCTTACCACAtgtattattttactttgtggtaatgtctgaagttctaccatggactatgtaaaatgccttggttaccttgtttcaagccattctagtatgctatagaaagcctgcaggtagtaatgagctcaggcagcatgacgtcagactgaccagctgttgtgattggcctaatttctcctttttcagtggctagagctgacggAGGAGGTAGCAGTTTATTTCCACATTCACAATATATCACATAAGGACCtaacatatttacaaaaaaatgcaagttaaaaacgttttttgatGTGGCAGAGCACCTTTAAACTCACTCTCTTCTAACTGATCTTATAACCTATTGCAAGTCTTCTTTTGACTTACGGTACAGTTTTCTATAACCGCTTTATAATGTTGTTTTGACACAAAGTATGAATGCAAACACTTGATTAGCACAAAGGAAATGCTGACATACATTTGATTGATAATTAAGTCAAACAAAAACCATATGACTATACCTGGAAATAAACACACGTTGATCATGATAATTATTCTTGGAATACGGTATGTGTTAGATGTCATGGACACTATGAACTAAGAAGGCTGTCCCCTGTAGGGCTAGAGTCTGATGAAAACACTGTGTCAACGTTAAGGGTTACATTTAATTAGAAAATATCTTACTTTGAGCAAACTATCTGTGTAATAACGTCTCTGTGCATGTAGCTCCGTTCATACATTGCAGCTGAGGGGAGGTTGTCCAGATAAACACGCTCATAATCCAGCACTGAGGAAAACAATGCATCCAGgagttagcatggttagcatggTTTAAACAGGAGACAAACATGTGGCGAAGTAACGTTATCTAGCAGCTCTAAACCAACCTTTCCTTTTCTTCGCGGTGATAGCTTCACTTGGCATAGGTCCGACccactcttcctctcctccatccccATCTCCACCCGGAGTGTCCTCGGCTTTTCGCTTAAGATCCTCATTGTTTTCAGACGCCGC is a window from the Etheostoma cragini isolate CJK2018 chromosome 16, CSU_Ecrag_1.0, whole genome shotgun sequence genome containing:
- the ppwd1 gene encoding peptidylprolyl isomerase domain and WD repeat-containing protein 1; its protein translation is MAASENNEDLKRKAEDTPGGDGDGGEEEWVGPMPSEAITAKKRKVLDYERVYLDNLPSAAMYERSYMHRDVITQIVCSKTDFIITASQDGHVKFWKKKEQEGIEFVKHFRSHLGVIESIAVSAEGALLCSVGDDQAMKVFDVVNFDMINMLKLGFHPGQSEWIYNPGDAISTVACSEKSTGKIFVYDGRGGNQPLHIFDKMHSSPLSQIRLNARFRVIVSADKAGMLEYWTGLPSEFRFPKHVHWEYKTGTDLYEFVKHKTYPTSLTFSPDGKKMATIASDRKVRIFRFLTGKLMRVFDESLSMFTELQQMRQQLPDMEFGRRMAVERELEKVDGIRLTNIIFDETGHFVLYGTMLGIKVINVETNRCVRILGKLENIRVVKLSLFQGVAKATNVAPTVEMKACDNPALDNVEPDPTIFCTAFKKNRFYMFTKREPEDTKSADSDRDIFNEKPSKEEVMAATQAEGPKRVSDSAIIHTTMGDIHIKLFPVECPKTVENFCVHSRNGYYNGHIFHRVIKGFMIQTGDPTGTGMGGESIWGGEFEDEFHATLRHDRPYTLSMANGGPGTNGSQFFITVVPTPWLDNKHTVFGRCAKGMEAVQRISNVKVNPKTDKPYEDISIINITIK